Sequence from the Helianthus annuus cultivar XRQ/B chromosome 13, HanXRQr2.0-SUNRISE, whole genome shotgun sequence genome:
cagtGGGTTGGCCTAGTTtgaattttcttttcttttttcttttttttttgtaaaaccttttgaaaacttttttttttatttttagttttcagAACATAAGAGCCCTCGTGTAATGAGTTACCAGTTCTGTTAGAACAATATTGATATTATAACTTTAGATATAAAGTCTCTTTTACTTTTAAAATGTTTCTTTATTACTatatttaataatttttttttcattaaggcttatgaccatcaggtcatgggttcgattctcacaaagggggttttcccagatttattgggtttcctcctgaattggtgtttaggcattattgcctagtagagatggatatgatcgggtggttctgctggtggcacgatgatactccagtggtccgtcagtgatccaaatttgccgttcaaaaaaaaaaaaaaaagtattccATTTTATGTCTCTTCAGCTAATctctttttttatatatttaaatatgtTCCAAAATTACTTATGGTTAATCGTTTTTGATTCCACTCCAACCAACGTATGGTTAATCGGCTCTTGATTCCAATCCAACCAACTTATGGTTAATCGGTTCATGATTCGACTCTAACCAACAAACCATTAAGTATTACAGTCCTTTCAATATTCGGTACGAAAACATTGTTTGGAACATCACTTCCTTAAGTTATGACCCATTTATTAAAGTATAAAAAGTGGgcttttttataaaatttaataatCAAATctatattaaacaaataatctaGAGACTTGCATATCAAAACTGAGTGGAGACTTAAGAGAAAGTGAGACTTCTCCATGCAGAAAGAAAGTGCTACAActctttttaatttgttttgcaATTGATAAGTCATACGAAAGTCCCTTTTTTCACATGAAAGTTCCATAATATGAAGtgtttaagacattaatctcgatTAAATAGATTAACACAAAGAAAAAAAATCAGAATATAACTTAACTCTATGCATTGTTTGGTCTATACAacattttctttctttcttttttactGCACAAAAAATATACATTATTGATTATACAACTCTCTAACCTCTAACCAGTTCCCCAAAAATTAAACTCAATTAACTTCTAACACTAATCACAAACTGCTACTAACCAACAATGAATCACCATAGTAATCTTCGATACCAGAAGCCGCCCACAATCGTTCATTAATCGAATCCTGTAAATCATCAGGTACAAACGTTGTCCGACAAAGCGGACAAGTTTTCTGATCATGATCCATCCAACGGTCCAGACAGCACTGGTGAAATATATGTCGGCAATTGATAAGCTGCCGGATCTCATCACCGGCTTCAAATTCATACAAACAAACTGCACAGCTCTCCGGCGGATCCACTAGCTCCGAGAACTTAACAACCGGGAGGAGCTCGCGAATCAGGACAGCGGATATTGAGTGGAAATGCGTAACATGTTCGTTTCGGGTCTGGTCGGTTGAGATATCAGGTTCGAGGAAAGCGCCGAGACCGACGAATCGGAAGATGGAGGAGATGAGTTTACGGATGAGACCCAGAAGGGTTAGGAGGTGTAGAAAGAGTTTGGGGAGGTGTAGATCGGTGTAACCAACAGGGAAACCCATACTTGTTGGATTTCAGAGATTTTAGTTGAATTCTGAGGAATAGAGTAAGGCAGTGAGATTCGTGGTGTTGTTTATATATATTAAGAAGAAAGGGTGTGAAAGTGAAATAAGGGAAAAGTTGAGGGGGTTGGTTGTAGTTTGATGAGAAATTTGTTGAGATGTTCATGTTTATGATGATTGTCTTGCCAACTTTACTAGCCTAATCATGTggaataggtttttttttttttttttttttttttttttttttttttttttttttgaaaggagaaGTTCATTAACACACTGGCAACATTACTGAAAAAAAAAACCGGCGGGCGGCAACCAACTACAACAAACTATACAAAATTACACCAATCAACCCAAGACATATCTTTAAACATCGATCTATTTCTAAACCAAAGAAAACCTATAGCTTTAACAGCATAAAAAACGTCCTCCATCTTCGGCACCTTACCCGAGAAAATGAGCTCGTTCCTAGCCTTCCAAATCATCCAGcaagtaggggtgttcatcgaatcgattatcgaattttcgaattattcgaataatttttatttttccttgaattcgtattcgattcgaattcgattaaaacctaccgaattcgattcgaattcgtattcgaataaaagacccaattcgtattcgattaaaaattcgaattcgatttaattcagattctttaaaaacatgtaaaaaactttcaaaatgaaacataaattttaaagcagccataaaGCACAATATCATCTTAAAAAGTTCTAAATAAAGTACcacaagtctaaaattcaaaatgagaagtctggaataaccactccacattacaagttaatatttttacgcttagaaatctattgatagatttgttacttaggttttagtAATGTGTcatgtagtgggtttggtaatgggtaatCTTAATACtttgaaaaaaatttgaaaataatttatagtatagcctaataaaagttatataatgtataatttttattcgaatttcgaatcgaatttgaaattataaattcgtattcgattcgtattcgatttacttgactcga
This genomic interval carries:
- the LOC110897813 gene encoding E3 ubiquitin-protein ligase RHA1B, yielding MGFPVGYTDLHLPKLFLHLLTLLGLIRKLISSIFRFVGLGAFLEPDISTDQTRNEHVTHFHSISAVLIRELLPVVKFSELVDPPESCAVCLYEFEAGDEIRQLINCRHIFHQCCLDRWMDHDQKTCPLCRTTFVPDDLQDSINERLWAASGIEDYYGDSLLVSSSL